A stretch of the Lactuca sativa cultivar Salinas chromosome 9, Lsat_Salinas_v11, whole genome shotgun sequence genome encodes the following:
- the LOC111921240 gene encoding uncharacterized protein LOC111921240 — translation MARIACHHIVALPLKSSFLTKTSSICFSETSLSIGFRRRFSSNSKISMSLKAGIVGLPNVGKSTLFNAVVENGKAQAANFPFCTIEPNVGIVAVPDSRLQVLSNLSKSQKSVPASIEFVDIAGLVKGASQGEGLGNKFLSHIREVDSILQVVRCFEDNDIVHVSGQVDPKSDIDVINLELAFSDLDQIEKRIEKLKKSKSNNSQVKAKEEAEKSALERIQEALLGGKPGRSVSLTEFEKESINHLCLLTMKPVIYVANVAESDLASPENNPHVKNVMELASELQSGIVTVSAQVESELTELPSEERIEFLTSLGVDESGLGNLIRATYNLLGLRTYFTSGEKETKAWTIHAGMTAPQAAGVIHSDFEKGFIRAETVAYDDFVAAGSLSAAREKGLLRSEGKDYVVQEGDVMLFRFNV, via the exons ATGGCAAGGATAGCATGCCACCATATTGTTGCACTTCCATTGAAGTCCTCCTTCTTGACCAAGACGTCTTCTATTTGTTTCTCGGAAACCTCTCTTTCCATTGGCTTCCGTCGGCGTTTCTCTTCAAATTCCAAGATAAGCATGAGCTTGAAAGCTGGAATTGTCGGTCTCCCTAATGTTGGAAAATCTACTCTCTTCAACGCCGTT GTTGAGAACGGAAAAGCTCAGGCTGCTAATTTTCCATTTTGTACAATTGAACCGAATGTTGGAATTGTTGCTGTTCCCGATTCACGACTCCAAGTGCTCTCTAATCTCAGCAAGTCTCAAAAATCAGTTCCAGCATCTATAGAATTTGTAGATATTGCTGGATTGGTGAAGGGAGCCAGTCAAGGAGAG GGTTTGGGTAATAAATTTTTATCCCACATACGTGAAGTGGACTCCATTCTTCAG GTTGTACGTTGTTTTGAGGACAATGACATTGTTCATGTAAGTGGGCAAGTTGATCCCAAGTCAGACATTGATGTCATCAACTTAGAGCTAGCATTCTCAGATTTAGATCAG ATTGAAAAAAGAATAGAGAAACTGAAAAAGAGCAAATCTAATAATTCACAAGTGAAAGCAAAAGAGGAGGCAGAAAAGTCAGCCCTGGAAAGAATACAGGAAGCCCTGTTGGGTGGTAAACCAGGAAGATCAGTGAGCTTAACAGAGTTTGAAAAAGAGTCTATAAATCATCTTTGTTTACTTACCATGAAGCCTGTGATTTATGTGGCAAATGTTGCAGAGTCTGATTTAGCTTCACCTGAAAATAATCCTCATGTCAAAAATGTCATGGAACTTGCTTCTGAGTTACAGTCTGGAATAGTCACTGTCTCCGCTCAG GTGGAATCAGAGCTAACAGAACTCCCATCAGAAGAAAGAATAGAGTTTTTGACATCTCTTGGTGTAGATGAGAGTGGGCTTGGAAATCTTATCAGGGCCACATATAATCTTCTTGGCTTACGTACATATTTCACCTCTGGAGAGAAG GAAACAAAAGCATGGACCATTCATGCAGGAATGACTGCACCACAGGCTGCAGGTGTTATCCACTCTGACTTTGAGAAAGGTTTCATTCGAGCAGAAACA GTGGCTTATGATGATTTTGTTGCTGCTGGATCATTATCAGCTGCAAGAGAAAAAGGACTT TTGAGGTCTGAGGGAAAAGACTATGTTGTACAAGAGGGTGATGTAATGCTGTTCCGCTTTAATGTCTGA